One segment of Castanea sativa cultivar Marrone di Chiusa Pesio chromosome 3, ASM4071231v1 DNA contains the following:
- the LOC142629361 gene encoding glyceraldehyde-3-phosphate dehydrogenase A, chloroplastic — translation MASSATLSVAKPSLKVHSQGFSEFSGLRSSSASLPFARKSSEDLFSVIAFQTSAVGGNGGYRRGVVEAKLKVAINGFGRIGRNFLRCWHGRKDSPLDVIAINDTGGVKQASHLLKYDSTLGIFDADVKPSGDKAISVDGKIIKVVSDRNPANLPWKDLEIDLVIEGTGVFVDREGAGKHLQAGAKKVLITAPGKGDIPTYVVGVNADAYNHAEAIISNASCTTNCLAPFVKVLDQKFGIIKGTMTTTHSYTGDQRLLDASHRDLRRARAAALNIVPTSTGAAKAVALVLPSLKGKLNGIALRVPTPNVSVVDLVVQVSKKTFAEEVNAAFRESADTELKGILSVCDEPLVSVDFRCTDVSSTVDSSLTLVMGDDMVKVIAWYDNEWGYSQRVVDLADIVANNWK, via the exons ATGGCTTCTTCTGCTACTCTCTCTGTGGCTAAGCCATCTCTCAAG GTCCACAGTCAGGGGTTCTCTGAATTCTCTGGCCTTCGCAGTTCATCAGCTTCTCTTCCATTTGCTCGCAAGTCCTCTGAAGACTTGTTCTCTGTTATTGCCTTCCAGACCTCTGCT GTTGGTGGGAATGGTGGTTACAGGAGAGGAGTAGTGGAAGCGAAGCTGAAGGTAGCAATCAATGGGTTTGGGAGAATCGGAAGGAACTTCCTGAGATGTTGGCACGGCAGGAAGGACTCGCCATTGGATGTCATCGCCATCAATGACACAGGAGGTGTCAAGCAGGCCTCCCATCTTCTCAAGTACGACTCCACCCTTGGCATCTTTGATGCAGATGTCAAGCCCTCCGGTGACAAGGCTATCTCAGTTGATGGAAAGATCATCAAGGTCGTCTCTGACCGTAACCCCGCCAACCTCCCCTGGAA GGACTTGGAAATAGACCTGGTGATAGAAGGGACTGGAGTGTTTGTGGACAGGGAAGGAGCTGGAAAGCATTTACAGGCAGGGGCTAAGAAGGTGCTCATCACTGCTCCTGGGAAAGGTGATATACCCACCTACGTGGTTGGTGTTAATGCTGACGCTTACAACCATGCCGAGGCCATCATCAGCAATGCCTCTTGTACCACCAATTGCCTTGCTCCCTTTGTCAAGGTCCTCGACCAAAAATTTG GCATCATCAAGGGTACCATGACAACCACACATTCCTACACTGGAGACCAGAGACTTCTTGATGCAAGTCACCGTGACCTTCGTCGTGCACGTGCTGCAGCTCTCAACATAGTCCCAACTTCAACAGGTGCTGCAAAAGCTGTAGCCCTTGTTCTCCCTTCTCTAAAAGGGAAGCTGAATGGCATTGCCCTCCGTGTGCCCACGCCTAATGTCTCAGTTGTGGACCTTGTAGTTCAAGTGTCAAAGAAGACCTTTGCAGAAGAGGTCAATGCAGCTTTCAGGGAGAGTGCTGACACAGAGCTCAAAGGTATCCTATCTGTATGTGATGAGCCTCTTGTGTCAGTTGACTTCAGGTGCACTGATGTGTCATCAACTGTTGACTCTTCACTAACATTGGTTATGGGAGATGACATGGTGAAGGTGATTGCTTGGTATGACAATGAGTGGGGTTATTCACAGAGGGTAGTTGATCTTGCTGACATTGTTGCCAATAACTGGAAGTGA